The Cyclobacteriaceae bacterium DNA segment TATGAACCGGTCAGGTCTGATTATTGAAATTATGCTAATTGAAGGGTTTGTCTTGAAATTGAATAATATAATTTGGCTACTTTTTTAAGGCAGCCCTTCACTTTTTCTAGGTTTAATAAGTAGGGTAATATGGGAGTTTTTGCGTTGATGATGTTTTGTACTACAATAATTTCTGCAGGAATCTTTTATCTGCTTTATAAGTGGATTTTTCGGGAGTTTAGAGAAGAGTAACAAGGTGTTACATGTAAAAATACCGGCTACTTTTTAACTCCACGCTGCCTCCTGGCCTCAAATACCACTACGGCACACGAAGTAGAAACATTCATCGAATCAATTTTACCCTGCATGGGAATAATGATGTTGGCCGTAGAATTTTTTACCCATACATCAGAAAGTCCCGTAGCCTCGGTGCCCATCACAATCGCACAAGGTTTTGTAAAATCAGTTTGATCATAGGGCTTGGATGCTTTCAGGTAGGTACAGTAAATGTTGATGGAATTTTTCTTCAACCAGGTAATGGTTTCTTCACTGCTGGCAGATGCAATCTGACTGGTAAACACGCATCCCAAACTCGACCGGATAACATTCGGGTTGTAAAAATCCGTTTGTGGATCGCAGCAGATTACTGCATCCACACCGGCTGCATCGGCTGTGCGAAGAATGGCCCCGAGGTTCCCCGGTTTTTCAACGGCTTCTAGTATAAGTACGAGAGGTGTTGCGCTAAGTTTGATTTGTTCAAGCCCATGTACTTTCATTTCTGCAACGGCAATCGCACCACCTGAATTTTCGCGAACGGCAATTTTATCGAACACTTCTTTCGATACAGGAATGAGCAGTTTATCCTGTATACCAAGCGATGTCAGTTCGTCAGGCCCGATCAACTCATCGCAAAAAAACAAGTTGCCGATTTTGTACCCAGCCTCCAGCGCAAATTGGATTTCTTTTTTTCCCTCAATGATAAAAAGCTGCTGTTTTCTGCGCTCCCGGGGTTTCTCAAGCGCAAGCAGACTTTTAATTTTTGGATTTTGCGTGCTGGTTATCCGGAAATGCATTGTGTTTAAGGTTCTGAAGTTTAACGTCTAAAGTTATCCTAAAATAATAATTAAAGAATCTTGCTATTTTATTGGGTCAAAACTTTAAACTTTGAACCTGAAATCTTGAATATCATATCTTGAACTTGAAACTACTTCACCCCGCCTCCTGGAAAGACTATGAACTCATCGACTCTGGTGAGGGTCAGAAACTTGAGCGTTTTGGAAAGTATGTACTTATCCGGCCTGAACCGCAAGCCATCTGGTCGCGGGTTTTGTCTGAAAAGGAGTGGAACAATACGGCTAACGCCCGGTTTGATCGGGAGCAAAAGGATAAGTTTCGGTTTAGTGATGAGGTGAAAGGCGGCTGGACACGCAGTAAAGGAATGCCCGAGAGTTGGCAGGTGAATTATAATTACGGTGAATTGAATTTAACACTGCGGCTGGCGCTCACCAGTTTTGGTCACGTAGGTGTTTTTCCTGAGCAAGGTGAAAATTGGAATTTTATTTATGACACGATTACGAGTTGGAAAAGTGAACGAGCCCGTGTGTTGAATTTATTTGCCTACACAGGAGCAGCTTCAGTAGTAGCGCGTTCAGTCGGAGCAGAAGTAACGCATGTTGATGCCTCGCGACCAGGTTTAAACTGGGCCAATCAAAATATGCAGATGAATCAGTTAACGGATATTCGGTGGGTGTATGAAGATGCCTTTAAGTTTGTAAGACGCGAGGTGAAGCGCGGAAATAAATACAATGGTATCATCATGGATCCACCACCATACGGCCGCGGCCCGGAAGGAGAGAAGTGGACCTTGCAGGAGCAACTGAACGAATTAGTACGCATGAGCAGTGAATTGCTGGAAGAGAAAAACAGATTTTTTATTCTGAGTATGTACGCGGTCGGACTTTCTTCTTTGGTGGGATTAAACGTAGCCAAGACACATTTTGGAAATCAGGTCTATGAATCCGGAGAGTTCTTTTTGAAGTCGACCCAAAACAGGGATTTACCCATGGGTACATTTTTGCGTTTTCGTTCTTAACGATGAAACTAATTTCTTTCGGTAGTCATCCTTATTAAAATTCCGATTGTGCTCCGAATCCTGATCTTCAGTGGTTTATTGATTTCGTTTGCCGGCTATTCACAGCGGCTCTATCGGGGTATTGTGGTTGATTCGGTGAGTATGAAAAACATTCCTGACGTTCATGTTTCAATCAAGAATACATCACGCGGAATTTTTGCTGATCCGGATGGCAGCTTTCAAATCGTGGCGCGTGCCACCGATACCTTAATCTTTACCAGCCTTGGGTATACACCGGTGTTGCTTCCCTTGCTTTTCCAGGAAGATGTGATGATGGTGTTGATGAAAGAAAATGTTCAGATGTTAGCCAATATTGTAGTGCGTTCAACACGACTCTATCCAAACAAAGTAATGGATCAAACCAAGGCCGAGCCAAAAAAGATGGATGCTTTTGATGCGGTAATGTCGCCCATTGATTATTTCTTCTGGCGTGAAGAGCGCGACCGCAGAAAATTAGCGAAGTACATACGGGAAAATAATCGTACACAAACCTACCGGCAGGTAGTGCTCGATCCTGACGTTACCAAGATCATGATGGAAACGTATAAGATCAGTGAGGATAAATACTATGCCTTATTATCTCAGTTCAATGAAAGAAATGTTCATGTTCACTATTTTACTGATCCGGATGCCATCATGGAAGAACTGCATACTTTTATTGAAACTGCGCTTGAAAAAGAGAAGTGAGTATGATCTCATTGGAATTTTGACCACCCCGGCCTTCGGCCACCCCTCCTTGTAAAGGAGGGGCCAGGGGTGGTTGACTTACCACAAACAGTACCAGAAACCAGATTAGCCAGAATCTTTGAACCGCCACCTTATTCCTAGCGTTTTCATGCGTATCTTTGCGCCCTTAAATGAAGCCCTAAGCGGGTAAAAAGCAGAAAACAAGCAGAATTCAAAGGTTTATGGACGTTAACAAAATCAGGAACATCGCCATTATTGCTCACGTTGACCACGGTAAGACTACCCTGGTAGATAAATTATTGCATGCCGGGCATTTGTTCCAGGCCCACGAAAATCCGGGCGAACTCATTATGGACAGCAACGAACTGGAACGCGAACGCGGAATTACGATTCTTGCCAAGAACGTTTCGGTGCGCTATAAAGACTATAAAATCAACATTATTGACACTCCGGGCCACAGCGATTTTGGTGGAGAAGTGGAACGCGTGCTTAACATGGCCGATGGTTGCTTGTTATTGGTGGATGCGTTTGAAGGTCCGATGCCGCAAACACGTTTTGTGTTGCAAAAGGCATTACAACTGGGCTTAAAGCCAATCGTGGTTATCAATAAAGTGGATAAGAAAAATTGTACACCGGATGAAGTACACGAGCAGGTTTTCGACCTGATGTTTTCCTTGGATGCTACAGAAGAGCAGCTTGATTTCCCGACCTACTATGGTTCGGCCAAGCAAGGTTGGATGAGCACCGATTGGAAACAACCCTCTCCGGATATTACACCTTTGCTGGATGGAATTATCCAGTACATTCCTTCACCAAAGAAGGAGGTAGGTACACCGCAAATGCTCATTACATCGCTTGAATACTCATCATACATCGGTCGTGTAGCCATCGGCCGTATGCACCGTGGCGAATTGAAAGCCGGTCAGTCAGTAGCCTTGGTAAAGCGCGATGGTAAAACGATAGTGAAAGCGAAAATTAAAGACCTTTATGTATTTGAAGGTTTTGAGAAGCAAAAAGTAGAATCAGTTTCGTCTGGTGAAATCTGTGCGATTGTTGGCCTGGAAGGTTTTGAAATTGGTGATACCGTTACCGATCCGGAAAAGCCTGAAGCATTAAAATCAATTGCGATTGATGAGCCTACCATGAGTATGTTGTTTACCATCAACAACTCACCGTTTTATGGTAAGGAAGGTAAGTTTGTTACTTCACGCCACATCAAAGAAAGATTGGATAAAGAGTTAGAGAAAAATCTGGCGTTGCGCGTGTTGGATACGGGTTCTGCTGATAGCTTCATGGTGTACGGCCGTGGTGTATTGCACTTGTCGGTGTTGATTGAAACTATGCGCAGGGAAGGTTATGAGTTACAGATCGGTCAGCCGCAGGTAATTTACCGAGAGATTGATGGTGTTAAATGCGAGCCAGTTGAAGAACTGACCATCGATTTACCTGAAACCGATGCCGGTAAAGCCATTGAAACGGTTTCTGTCCGCAAGGGTGAAATGACCAACATGGAACCGAAAGGAGACCGGATGATTTTAAAATTCATCATTCCTTCACGTGGCATTATCGGACTAAGAAATTATTTGCTGAACGTAACAGCCGGTGAAGCGATTGTTACACACCGTTTCAAGGAATATCAACCGTACAAAGGTGAAATTCCTGGCCGTATCAACGGCTCACTGATTGTTATGGAAGAAGGGGAAGCAATCCCATACAGCTTGCACAACTTGCAAGATCGTGGTAAGTTTTTTATCGATCCGGGAGAACCCGTTTACGAAGGTCAGGTAATTGGCGAACACAGCCGCGGTGGCGATCTGGTAATCAACGTTACCAAAACCAAAAAGCTAACCAACATCCGTGCTTCTGGTTCAGATGAAAAAATGCGGATTGCTCCGGCTATTAAATTTTCACTGGAAGAAGCATTGGAATATATTCAGTCGGATGAATACGTGGAGGTTACACCCAAATCGATTCGACTGCGTAAAATTTACCTGAAAGAAAACGACCGCAAACGCGAACGCAACAAAGCAGTAGCAGTATGAGGCTAATTGCCTGCATCGGAATTTTCTTATTTACCATTTCATTGACTTTCGGGCAATCGAAGCCAACGAAAGCTCAATTGGCTGAAGCCTTGGGAGATACCCTTGCCCAGCAGGAAAATTTTTCAGAGGCACTCAAGCAATACGCAAAAGTCATCAAGGCAACCAAACTCAAAACCAAAGAAGATCGCAAGATTCTTTACAAGCGTGCACTGTGCTTGTTTTATCTGGGTGAGTATGAGAAGGCGTTGAGCGACCTGAATGTTTTCATTCCGGAAAACGAAGATGCTCCACGTGCCCGACTGTTTCGTGCCTTTGTGTATCGCGAGTTGGATGATCTGGAAAATCAATTGGCCGATATTCAATACGTTATTGAGCAGGATCCCATGAACCCGGACTTACTGAAATGGGAAGCCGGCTTATTGGTAGAGATGGGTATGAATGAAGAAGCTGTAGTGGCGTTAAAGAATATCAAACAGTGGGGTACAGATGCGGAGGTCGAGTTTTACCTGGGTCTGGCTTATTACGGGGTAAACAATGCCGATAGTGCTATTTTTCATTTTGATGAGGCCATTGCCATAAATGGTGGCTTTGTTCCGGCTTATACCTATGCCGGGGCGCTTTGCCTCGAAGAAGGAGCTTATGAGTTAGCCCTAACGTATATCAACCTGGCCTTACGGTTGGAGGCCGACAATCCGCAATTGCTCTTTTATAAAGGAATTGCCTTGGTGGAGATGGGAAAGAAGGATGAGGGTTGCAGCTGCCTGAACCGCGCTTTTTACAAGGGCGTTGATGATGCCGGGGGCTACCTGGAAGAGTTTTGCTTTGATGCAGAATAAGGGGGGATAATTCGCCCTGTTCTGCTTGCTGACTGACTTTGCCCTGCTATTTTTGCACATGCCTGAACAGATATTAATCCTTGATTTTGGTTCACAGTATACCCAATTGATTGCCCGCAGGGTTCGTGAACTGAATGTGTACTGCGAAATTCATCCCTTCAATAAAATTCCTGAAATAACCAGTCAGATCAAGGGCATTATCCTTTCCGGGAGCCCATGTTCCGTTCGGGATGCAGGATCACCTGATGTAGATTTAAAGATTTTTAAGAACCTACCGGTTTTGGGGGTTTGCTATGGCGCACAGTTAATTGCTCATAAGAGTGGCGGCTCGGTTTTACCTTCTCAAATCCGGGAGTATGGTCGGGCTAAACTTACTACCGTTGATCATCACAACGAATTATTAAAAGAAATTTCACTCGATACTCAAGTGTGGATGTCGCACAGTGATACCATTGCCTCCGTGCCCGATTCGTTTGAAATTATCTCCAGCACACCTTCTGTAAAAGTGGCAGCGTATCACGTAACCGGTACGCAGACTTATGGCATTCAGTTTCACCCGGAAGTAACCCATACGGTAGAAGGTAAAAACCTGCTACGCAATTTTGTGGTACATATTTGCATGTGTTCACAAGACTGGACACCCGATCAGTTTGTGGAAACTACTGTTGCTGATCTTAAAGAGAAATTAGGCAATGATAAGGTGGTTATGGCGTTATCAGGTGGTGTGGACTCAACGGTGGCGGCAACGCTTATACATAAAGCCATTGGAAAAAATCTGCATTGTATTTTTGTAGATAATGGATTACTGCGCAAAAATGAATTTGAGCAAGTGTTGGAATCTTACAAAGGCATGGGCTTGAACATCAAAGGTGTAGATGCAAAAGAAAAGTTTTATTCCGCCTTGAATGGATTAAGTGAACCTGAAGCCAAACGTAAAGCGATTGGTAAAACGTTTATTGAAGTGTTTGACGAGGAGGCACATCACATTACCGATGTAAAATGGTTGGGGCAAGGCACCATTTATCCAGATGTGATTGAATCTGTTTCTGTGAAAGGTCCATCGGCTACAATCAAATCACACCA contains these protein-coding regions:
- a CDS encoding RNA methyltransferase encodes the protein MHFRITSTQNPKIKSLLALEKPRERRKQQLFIIEGKKEIQFALEAGYKIGNLFFCDELIGPDELTSLGIQDKLLIPVSKEVFDKIAVRENSGGAIAVAEMKVHGLEQIKLSATPLVLILEAVEKPGNLGAILRTADAAGVDAVICCDPQTDFYNPNVIRSSLGCVFTSQIASASSEETITWLKKNSINIYCTYLKASKPYDQTDFTKPCAIVMGTEATGLSDVWVKNSTANIIIPMQGKIDSMNVSTSCAVVVFEARRQRGVKK
- a CDS encoding class I SAM-dependent methyltransferase; this translates as MLNLKLLHPASWKDYELIDSGEGQKLERFGKYVLIRPEPQAIWSRVLSEKEWNNTANARFDREQKDKFRFSDEVKGGWTRSKGMPESWQVNYNYGELNLTLRLALTSFGHVGVFPEQGENWNFIYDTITSWKSERARVLNLFAYTGAASVVARSVGAEVTHVDASRPGLNWANQNMQMNQLTDIRWVYEDAFKFVRREVKRGNKYNGIIMDPPPYGRGPEGEKWTLQEQLNELVRMSSELLEEKNRFFILSMYAVGLSSLVGLNVAKTHFGNQVYESGEFFLKSTQNRDLPMGTFLRFRS
- a CDS encoding carboxypeptidase-like regulatory domain-containing protein encodes the protein MLRILIFSGLLISFAGYSQRLYRGIVVDSVSMKNIPDVHVSIKNTSRGIFADPDGSFQIVARATDTLIFTSLGYTPVLLPLLFQEDVMMVLMKENVQMLANIVVRSTRLYPNKVMDQTKAEPKKMDAFDAVMSPIDYFFWREERDRRKLAKYIRENNRTQTYRQVVLDPDVTKIMMETYKISEDKYYALLSQFNERNVHVHYFTDPDAIMEELHTFIETALEKEK
- the typA gene encoding translational GTPase TypA, producing MDVNKIRNIAIIAHVDHGKTTLVDKLLHAGHLFQAHENPGELIMDSNELERERGITILAKNVSVRYKDYKINIIDTPGHSDFGGEVERVLNMADGCLLLVDAFEGPMPQTRFVLQKALQLGLKPIVVINKVDKKNCTPDEVHEQVFDLMFSLDATEEQLDFPTYYGSAKQGWMSTDWKQPSPDITPLLDGIIQYIPSPKKEVGTPQMLITSLEYSSYIGRVAIGRMHRGELKAGQSVALVKRDGKTIVKAKIKDLYVFEGFEKQKVESVSSGEICAIVGLEGFEIGDTVTDPEKPEALKSIAIDEPTMSMLFTINNSPFYGKEGKFVTSRHIKERLDKELEKNLALRVLDTGSADSFMVYGRGVLHLSVLIETMRREGYELQIGQPQVIYREIDGVKCEPVEELTIDLPETDAGKAIETVSVRKGEMTNMEPKGDRMILKFIIPSRGIIGLRNYLLNVTAGEAIVTHRFKEYQPYKGEIPGRINGSLIVMEEGEAIPYSLHNLQDRGKFFIDPGEPVYEGQVIGEHSRGGDLVINVTKTKKLTNIRASGSDEKMRIAPAIKFSLEEALEYIQSDEYVEVTPKSIRLRKIYLKENDRKRERNKAVAV
- a CDS encoding tetratricopeptide repeat protein; this encodes MRLIACIGIFLFTISLTFGQSKPTKAQLAEALGDTLAQQENFSEALKQYAKVIKATKLKTKEDRKILYKRALCLFYLGEYEKALSDLNVFIPENEDAPRARLFRAFVYRELDDLENQLADIQYVIEQDPMNPDLLKWEAGLLVEMGMNEEAVVALKNIKQWGTDAEVEFYLGLAYYGVNNADSAIFHFDEAIAINGGFVPAYTYAGALCLEEGAYELALTYINLALRLEADNPQLLFYKGIALVEMGKKDEGCSCLNRAFYKGVDDAGGYLEEFCFDAE
- the guaA gene encoding glutamine-hydrolyzing GMP synthase, translated to MPEQILILDFGSQYTQLIARRVRELNVYCEIHPFNKIPEITSQIKGIILSGSPCSVRDAGSPDVDLKIFKNLPVLGVCYGAQLIAHKSGGSVLPSQIREYGRAKLTTVDHHNELLKEISLDTQVWMSHSDTIASVPDSFEIISSTPSVKVAAYHVTGTQTYGIQFHPEVTHTVEGKNLLRNFVVHICMCSQDWTPDQFVETTVADLKEKLGNDKVVMALSGGVDSTVAATLIHKAIGKNLHCIFVDNGLLRKNEFEQVLESYKGMGLNIKGVDAKEKFYSALNGLSEPEAKRKAIGKTFIEVFDEEAHHITDVKWLGQGTIYPDVIESVSVKGPSATIKSHHNVGGLPEKMKMKVVEPLNTLFKDEVRIVGKTLGIDPSILGRHPFPGPGLGIRILGEITAEKVRILQEVDAIFIGALRQHSLYESVWQAGAVLLPVQSVGVMGDERTYEQVVALRAVTSTDGMTADWVHLPYSFLAEVSSDIINKVKGVNRVVYDISSKPPATIEWE